One genomic window of Aliiroseovarius sp. M344 includes the following:
- a CDS encoding CaiB/BaiF CoA transferase family protein: MSKAAARGPLCGVKVIEIQGLGPTPFAAMWLADMGADVVRIQRPNLKPLIPQNVDVLNRGRGFVELDLKDKAGRATARALIRRADMLIEGMRPGVMERLGLGPDAFRQSNPRLVYGRMTGWGQSGPLAHAAGHDINYIAITGALHAIGGHHPVPPLNLLGDFGGGGMYLVAGMLAALHAARETGHGSVVDAAITDGTAHLMAMIYSMHGSGIWVDQREANLLDGGAPFYTVYECACGGHMSVGALEPQFYAELLSRLGLEKTDLPDQMDLEGWPKLRAAFAAAFIHKTRDEWATLLEGTDACCAPVLSLEEAPNHPHNKARSAFTNIQTVIQPEAAPKLSPSAGQAVAGDEQKPETAKNVLTRWS, from the coding sequence ATGAGTAAGGCAGCGGCACGCGGCCCTCTGTGTGGCGTCAAAGTCATTGAAATTCAAGGTCTTGGCCCGACCCCCTTTGCCGCAATGTGGCTGGCGGATATGGGGGCAGACGTTGTGCGCATCCAGCGCCCAAACCTCAAACCGCTGATCCCACAGAACGTTGATGTCTTGAACCGGGGACGTGGTTTCGTCGAACTGGACCTGAAAGACAAAGCTGGTCGCGCCACCGCCCGCGCGCTGATCAGACGCGCCGATATGTTGATCGAAGGGATGCGACCCGGCGTGATGGAGCGCTTGGGCCTTGGCCCTGACGCGTTCCGTCAATCGAACCCAAGGTTGGTTTATGGGCGGATGACAGGATGGGGGCAATCCGGTCCACTGGCACACGCTGCCGGACATGACATCAACTATATCGCGATCACGGGCGCCCTGCACGCCATAGGGGGGCACCACCCAGTGCCGCCCCTGAACCTGCTCGGTGATTTTGGAGGCGGCGGCATGTATCTTGTCGCCGGAATGCTGGCCGCCCTTCACGCTGCGCGCGAAACAGGTCATGGATCGGTGGTCGACGCCGCTATCACTGACGGCACAGCGCATCTGATGGCAATGATCTATTCCATGCACGGATCAGGGATATGGGTCGACCAACGCGAGGCGAACCTGCTGGATGGTGGCGCACCCTTCTATACTGTTTATGAGTGCGCCTGCGGTGGCCACATGTCGGTTGGCGCATTGGAGCCCCAGTTTTACGCAGAACTGTTATCCCGGTTGGGATTGGAAAAAACGGATCTACCCGACCAGATGGATCTTGAGGGTTGGCCGAAGTTGCGCGCCGCTTTTGCTGCCGCTTTCATACACAAAACCCGAGATGAATGGGCAACCTTACTTGAAGGCACAGATGCCTGTTGCGCGCCTGTCTTGTCGTTAGAGGAGGCACCCAATCACCCGCACAACAAAGCGCGTAGTGCATTTACCAATATCCAAACCGTAATCCAGCCCGAAGCCGCTCCGAAACTGTCACCGTCGGCTGGACAAGCTGTTGCCGGGGATGAACAAAAGCCAGAAACAGCAAAAAACGTGCTGACGCGATGGTCTTAG